From a region of the Myroides sp. JBRI-B21084 genome:
- a CDS encoding TolC family protein has protein sequence MKYKVSILLAFLGFFAQAQEQLTLQQAVNYALQNKAEAVNARLDVQNSEYMIDEVRASALPQINANGGLTYNAILQKSALPGDMLGRPGEIIMIPFGQPWQSTATVSLNQQLFNQAVFTGLKAAKNTREFYKINAQLTEEQVIEKVANSYYEVYKTKSQLVTIDKTIENTTRVHKVIKSLYDNGLAKKIDLDRTEVALNNLKSNRQQLINGLQLQENALKYLIGMDINQAIELPSNTFEITQHALVDESTSIENRTEILLLEKQTELLQLNKKATEAQGYPSLSLNGNFGYLGLGENFPWFAKPSNGVYWSSFSSIGLSLNIPIFNGGVIKSKVKQAQIELDKLEANKRDVRLGLDLQLKNAITQINNSLITLNTQKENVNLAKDVQKNIENNYKFGLATLTDLLDAETQFANAQNNYTNALLDYKVAEIQLIKAKGALKTLTQEQN, from the coding sequence ATGAAATATAAAGTTTCAATTTTATTAGCGTTTTTGGGGTTCTTTGCACAAGCACAAGAACAATTAACGCTTCAGCAAGCTGTTAATTATGCTTTGCAAAATAAGGCCGAAGCAGTAAACGCGCGTTTAGACGTTCAAAACAGTGAATACATGATTGATGAAGTGCGTGCTAGTGCATTGCCACAAATTAATGCTAATGGTGGCTTAACGTACAATGCTATTTTGCAAAAAAGTGCACTACCTGGTGATATGTTAGGCAGACCTGGTGAAATTATTATGATTCCTTTTGGGCAGCCATGGCAATCAACTGCAACCGTATCTTTAAACCAACAACTTTTTAATCAGGCTGTTTTCACAGGTTTAAAAGCTGCTAAAAATACGCGCGAATTTTATAAAATTAACGCACAACTTACAGAAGAACAAGTAATTGAAAAAGTTGCAAACAGTTATTACGAAGTATATAAAACAAAATCGCAATTAGTAACTATAGACAAAACTATTGAAAACACTACTCGTGTACACAAAGTTATTAAAAGCTTATATGACAATGGTTTAGCAAAAAAAATTGATTTAGACCGCACCGAAGTTGCTTTAAACAACTTAAAAAGCAATCGCCAACAATTAATAAACGGTTTACAGTTACAAGAAAACGCCTTAAAATATTTAATTGGTATGGATATTAATCAGGCTATTGAGTTACCAAGTAATACATTTGAAATTACACAACACGCATTGGTTGATGAATCAACAAGTATTGAAAATCGTACTGAAATTCTTTTGTTAGAAAAACAAACAGAGTTATTACAATTAAACAAAAAAGCAACCGAAGCACAAGGGTATCCTAGTTTAAGCTTAAATGGTAATTTTGGTTATTTAGGTCTTGGCGAAAATTTCCCTTGGTTCGCAAAACCTTCAAACGGTGTGTATTGGTCAAGTTTTTCTTCAATTGGTTTAAGCTTAAACATCCCTATTTTTAACGGTGGTGTTATTAAATCTAAAGTAAAACAAGCGCAAATCGAGTTAGATAAGTTAGAGGCTAATAAACGCGATGTACGTTTAGGTTTAGATTTACAACTTAAAAACGCAATTACACAAATTAACAACTCGTTAATTACATTAAATACTCAAAAAGAAAATGTAAACTTGGCTAAAGACGTTCAAAAAAACATTGAAAACAACTACAAATTTGGTTTAGCAACCTTAACCGATTTGTTAGATGCTGAAACACAATTTGCAAACGCACAGAACAACTACACAAACGCTTTATTAGATTATAAAGTAGCAGAAATACAGCTTATTAAAGCAAAAGGAGCATTAAAAACATTAACACAAGAACAAAATTAA
- a CDS encoding DUF1569 domain-containing protein, whose translation MIKNIFNVDVANEVVARINTLQPNTSAKWGTMNVSQMLAHCNVPFDYTYEPTKFKKPGFLMKFMLKTFVKKLVTSPNPYKHNERTAPNFIITDQRDFALEKGKLIANILKTQELGAAYFEGKENFSFGKMTAEEWNTLHYKHLDHHLNQFGA comes from the coding sequence ATGATAAAAAATATCTTTAATGTAGATGTTGCTAACGAAGTTGTTGCTCGTATTAACACTTTACAACCTAATACTTCAGCTAAATGGGGTACTATGAATGTATCACAAATGTTGGCGCATTGCAATGTTCCTTTTGACTACACTTATGAACCTACAAAATTTAAAAAGCCTGGATTTTTAATGAAATTTATGCTGAAGACTTTTGTAAAAAAGTTAGTTACAAGCCCAAATCCGTACAAACATAACGAGCGTACTGCGCCTAATTTTATTATAACAGATCAGCGCGACTTTGCATTAGAAAAAGGTAAATTAATTGCCAATATTTTAAAAACACAGGAATTAGGTGCTGCTTATTTTGAAGGTAAAGAAAACTTTTCATTTGGTAAAATGACTGCCGAAGAATGGAATACATTACATTATAAACATTTAGATCACCACTTAAACCAGTTTGGCGCTTAA
- a CDS encoding DUF3037 domain-containing protein — MQDKVVYEYAVIRVVPKVEREEFINIGLILFSKRKRYIRFAYQIPEEKIRFFCKDFDLIQLKENLESFAKICTGAKNGGPIAALEPDEKFRWITAVKSSSIQSSRPHPGLSANLDDTFNKLYHELIL; from the coding sequence ATGCAAGATAAAGTTGTTTATGAATACGCAGTTATTCGAGTAGTTCCCAAGGTTGAACGAGAAGAATTTATAAATATTGGTTTGATTTTATTCAGCAAAAGAAAACGATACATTCGGTTTGCTTACCAAATACCCGAAGAAAAAATACGTTTTTTTTGTAAAGATTTCGATTTAATTCAGTTAAAAGAAAATTTAGAATCGTTTGCTAAAATTTGTACAGGTGCAAAAAACGGTGGTCCAATAGCTGCTTTAGAACCCGATGAAAAATTTAGATGGATTACTGCTGTAAAAAGTTCAAGTATACAATCGTCGCGTCCTCATCCTGGGTTATCGGCTAATTTAGACGATACTTTTAATAAACTTTATCACGAATTGATTTTATAA
- a CDS encoding 3-deoxy-D-manno-octulosonic acid transferase, with product MQFLYQIIITIVGFLIPITAYLSSKMKLFINGRKETFAQLKKHLTPKQDYIWFHVASLGEYEQGLPVMEQMQTQFPNYKIVLTFFSPSGFEVRKNNKIADVTVYLPLDTKQNVKRFLDIVQPKMVFFIKYEFWPNYLIELKKRNIPTYLISGIFRENQLFFKWYGGFYRKALQSFNHFFVQNTTSQNLLKSIGFNNSTVHGDTRFDRVAQIVNRVQPLDFIEQFKNNTTTIVIGSSWIDDEAVYLPYINNSTNVKFIIAPHNIKEEDVSRLISKINKKVIQYTKCKPEDLANANVFIIDTIGILTQIYAYADIAYVGGAFKTGLHNILEPATYGIPVVIGPKYTKFQEAKDLVAFGSCLVVNNTEELTTTFNRLITNESFRNELGSKNKGFVLKNKNATKVVMDFIKRNS from the coding sequence ATGCAATTTTTGTATCAAATAATTATTACAATAGTCGGTTTTTTAATACCAATTACTGCTTATTTAAGTAGTAAAATGAAGCTTTTTATTAACGGTAGAAAAGAAACTTTTGCTCAATTAAAAAAACACTTAACCCCAAAACAAGATTACATTTGGTTTCATGTGGCATCGTTAGGTGAATACGAACAAGGATTGCCTGTAATGGAACAAATGCAAACGCAGTTTCCAAATTATAAAATAGTATTGACATTTTTTTCGCCATCGGGTTTTGAGGTGAGAAAAAACAACAAAATAGCTGATGTTACGGTTTATCTACCATTAGACACAAAACAAAATGTGAAGCGCTTTTTAGATATTGTGCAACCCAAAATGGTATTTTTTATTAAATATGAATTTTGGCCAAATTATCTAATCGAATTAAAAAAACGCAACATTCCTACCTATTTAATTTCCGGAATATTTCGTGAAAACCAATTATTTTTTAAATGGTATGGTGGTTTTTACAGAAAAGCATTGCAAAGTTTTAATCATTTTTTTGTACAAAACACTACCTCTCAAAATCTACTAAAAAGTATTGGTTTTAACAACAGCACCGTTCATGGTGATACACGTTTTGATCGCGTAGCACAGATTGTAAACCGTGTGCAACCTTTAGATTTTATTGAACAATTTAAAAACAACACAACCACTATTGTAATTGGAAGTTCATGGATTGATGACGAAGCTGTTTATTTACCTTATATTAATAATAGTACAAACGTAAAATTTATTATTGCTCCACATAATATTAAAGAAGAAGATGTTTCTAGACTAATTTCAAAAATTAATAAAAAAGTTATACAATACACAAAATGCAAACCTGAAGATTTAGCAAATGCCAATGTTTTTATAATTGATACCATTGGTATTTTAACTCAAATTTACGCATATGCCGATATTGCTTATGTTGGTGGCGCATTTAAAACAGGTTTACACAATATTTTAGAACCTGCAACTTATGGTATTCCTGTTGTTATTGGCCCTAAGTATACCAAATTTCAAGAAGCTAAAGATTTAGTAGCATTTGGTAGTTGCTTGGTTGTTAATAATACAGAAGAATTAACAACAACTTTTAACCGTTTAATTACCAATGAATCATTCAGAAATGAGTTAGGTTCAAAAAACAAAGGATTTGTTCTTAAAAACAAAAACGCTACAAAAGTGGTAATGGATTTTATAAAAAGAAATAGTTAA
- a CDS encoding SRPBCC domain-containing protein — MERLQFKIEINAPVNNVYDALLGLSNKQTYSAWTAIFNPTSTYEGTWEKGSKILFVGTDENGNRGGMVSKVEEHIPAQFVSICHYGFIQGDQEVTTGEMVEKWAGGHENYTFTFENNKTTVTVDIDVIDEYLDYFHKMYPAALQALKEIVEN, encoded by the coding sequence ATGGAAAGATTACAATTTAAAATTGAAATTAACGCACCTGTTAATAATGTGTATGATGCTTTATTGGGTTTAAGTAATAAACAAACTTATAGCGCTTGGACTGCTATTTTTAATCCAACATCAACCTATGAAGGAACTTGGGAAAAAGGCAGTAAAATTTTGTTTGTTGGAACAGATGAAAATGGAAACAGAGGAGGTATGGTTTCAAAAGTTGAAGAACATATTCCCGCACAATTTGTGTCTATTTGTCATTACGGATTTATACAAGGCGATCAGGAAGTTACAACAGGAGAAATGGTTGAAAAATGGGCAGGTGGACATGAAAATTATACGTTTACATTTGAAAACAACAAAACAACTGTAACGGTTGATATTGATGTTATTGATGAATATTTAGACTATTTTCATAAAATGTATCCCGCAGCTTTACAAGCTTTAAAGGAAATTGTAGAAAATTAA
- a CDS encoding YegP family protein: MGKFVVSKRKNDEFQFSLKATNGQIILSSEGYTTKAACMNGVESVKKNSQTEARFEVSESKNGKHYFNLKATNGQIIGSSQMYETLASCQNGVKSVMNNAPEAEIVEEL, translated from the coding sequence ATGGGCAAATTTGTTGTAAGTAAACGTAAAAACGATGAATTTCAGTTTAGCTTAAAAGCTACTAACGGTCAAATTATTTTATCAAGTGAAGGGTATACTACCAAAGCTGCTTGTATGAATGGAGTTGAATCGGTTAAGAAAAACAGCCAAACAGAAGCAAGATTTGAAGTATCTGAATCAAAAAACGGAAAGCATTATTTTAACTTAAAAGCTACTAATGGACAAATAATTGGTTCAAGCCAAATGTATGAAACCTTAGCAAGTTGCCAAAACGGCGTAAAATCGGTTATGAACAATGCTCCTGAAGCAGAAATTGTTGAAGAATTGTAA
- a CDS encoding efflux RND transporter periplasmic adaptor subunit, whose product MKKVIITGIVIIAALAGIMYVLDKNKSNNEAQTAVVAEKNKAVTVRVETADFKEVNGEYIANGTFIPKQEVKISAETPGLVARVLVKEGSYVGAGQTLAVIKADKQNVNVNNAQAVYNNAKAEVARFESAYATGGVTKQQLDQIKLQLVNAKNNLQNAQIMAGDVNIKASFSGIVNKKNIEAGSYVNPGMELFEIVNVSTLKLKVNVDEKNIGALKLGQSYKVVSPVIADKEFTGKISFIAPKADASLNFPVELEIQNNASNDIKAGMYGNAYFGNSQMVNTLIVPRNAFVGSVSSNKVFVYKNGKAVLTTVVSGRTFGEYVEVVSGIEKGTQVIISGQINLADGTAVEIIK is encoded by the coding sequence ATGAAAAAAGTCATTATAACAGGAATCGTAATAATTGCTGCATTAGCTGGAATTATGTATGTTTTAGATAAAAACAAATCAAATAACGAAGCACAAACTGCTGTTGTTGCCGAAAAAAACAAAGCGGTAACCGTACGTGTAGAAACTGCCGATTTTAAAGAAGTAAACGGTGAATACATTGCAAACGGAACTTTTATCCCTAAACAAGAAGTTAAGATATCTGCGGAAACCCCTGGATTAGTTGCGCGTGTTTTAGTTAAAGAAGGTTCGTATGTTGGCGCTGGGCAAACGTTGGCTGTAATTAAAGCAGATAAACAAAACGTAAATGTGAATAACGCACAAGCTGTTTATAACAATGCAAAAGCCGAAGTTGCACGTTTTGAAAGTGCTTATGCAACGGGTGGTGTTACCAAACAACAGTTAGATCAAATAAAACTACAATTGGTAAATGCTAAAAACAATTTACAAAATGCACAAATTATGGCAGGCGATGTAAACATTAAAGCATCGTTTTCTGGTATTGTGAACAAAAAAAATATCGAAGCTGGTTCATACGTAAACCCTGGTATGGAATTGTTTGAAATTGTTAATGTATCTACTCTAAAATTAAAGGTTAATGTTGATGAAAAAAACATTGGGGCTTTAAAATTAGGTCAATCATATAAAGTGGTTTCACCAGTAATTGCAGACAAAGAATTTACAGGTAAAATATCATTTATTGCGCCAAAAGCTGATGCTAGCTTAAACTTTCCAGTTGAATTAGAAATTCAAAACAATGCTTCAAACGATATTAAAGCAGGTATGTATGGTAACGCATATTTTGGCAACAGCCAAATGGTTAACACCTTAATTGTACCTAGAAATGCGTTTGTAGGATCGGTAAGTTCAAACAAAGTTTTTGTTTACAAAAACGGAAAAGCTGTGTTAACAACAGTAGTTTCGGGTAGAACTTTTGGCGAATATGTAGAAGTGGTATCGGGTATTGAAAAAGGTACACAAGTTATCATTTCAGGTCAAATTAACTTGGCAGATGGTACTGCAGTTGAAATTATTAAATAA
- a CDS encoding PLDc N-terminal domain-containing protein — translation MLLIKNKQETSISKAIWIIVFCFVPIVSSLFYIVNFYVNQKKIKNFS, via the coding sequence GTGCTTTTAATTAAAAATAAGCAAGAAACGTCTATTTCTAAAGCAATTTGGATTATTGTTTTTTGTTTTGTACCAATAGTTTCTTCCCTTTTTTATATTGTGAATTTTTATGTGAACCAAAAAAAAATTAAAAATTTTTCGTAA
- a CDS encoding HipA family kinase has product MTTIPKLRTVTVTRYITPLREGGSLPALAEACDDFKYVIKFRGAGHGVKALISELLGGIIAQFLGLPVPELVFIELHEAFGQTEGDEEIQDLLKFSKGLNLGLHYLSGAVTYDVATNDCDELLASKIVWLDSFITNVDRTFRNTNLLIWHKELWLIDHGASFYFQHSWNNWEKTSVTPFPLIKDHALIQKATKLQEVHIEFTSKLNSEVLRKIVDTIPDDFLNWEEGPSNQEIRDVYYQFLLNRLAHADIFLKAAQDAR; this is encoded by the coding sequence ATGACAACAATTCCAAAACTACGCACGGTTACTGTAACGCGCTACATTACCCCTTTACGCGAAGGCGGATCGCTACCAGCACTGGCCGAGGCTTGTGACGATTTTAAATACGTAATAAAATTTCGCGGCGCAGGCCATGGTGTAAAAGCTTTAATTTCTGAACTTTTAGGTGGCATTATAGCTCAATTTTTGGGTTTACCCGTACCCGAATTGGTTTTTATTGAATTACACGAAGCTTTTGGACAAACAGAAGGCGATGAAGAAATTCAAGATTTATTAAAATTTAGTAAAGGGTTAAATCTAGGCTTGCATTACCTTTCGGGTGCTGTAACGTACGATGTTGCAACGAATGATTGCGACGAACTTTTGGCTTCTAAAATTGTTTGGTTAGATAGTTTTATTACCAATGTTGATCGTACTTTTCGCAACACCAATTTACTTATTTGGCATAAAGAATTGTGGTTAATAGATCACGGTGCATCGTTTTACTTTCAACATTCTTGGAATAATTGGGAAAAAACATCGGTTACACCTTTTCCTTTAATTAAAGATCATGCGCTTATTCAAAAAGCTACAAAATTGCAAGAAGTTCACATCGAATTTACCTCAAAATTAAACAGTGAGGTATTGCGTAAAATTGTAGATACCATACCCGATGATTTTTTAAATTGGGAAGAAGGCCCATCCAACCAAGAAATTCGTGATGTGTATTACCAATTTTTGTTAAACCGATTGGCTCATGCCGATATCTTTTTAAAAGCAGCCCAAGATGCAAGATAA
- a CDS encoding DegT/DnrJ/EryC1/StrS family aminotransferase, which produces MKQLQMVDLKSQYEHIKNAVNEGIQEVLNTTTYINGPKVHEFQKNLEHYLGVKHVIPCANGTDALQIAMMGLGLKPGDEVITADFTFAATVEVIALLQLTPVLVDVEEDTMNISVEAIEKAITPKTKAIVPVHLFGRAANMEAIMNVAAKHNLFVIEDNAQAIGANYTFSNNKKVKVGAIGHVAATSFFPSKNLGCYGDGGAIFTNDDALAHTLRGIVNHGMYERYHHDVVGVNSRLDSIQAVVLNAKLPLLDSYNTARRNAAKAYNDAFAACEHIITPAFDINGDDHVFHQYVMRITNGKRDALLEHLQQNAIPCAIYYPIPLHKQKAYTDGRYNDSDFAVTNKFAEQVIALPMHTELEKDQIDFITSTVLNFLK; this is translated from the coding sequence ATGAAACAATTACAAATGGTTGACTTGAAAAGTCAATACGAACATATAAAAAATGCTGTAAATGAGGGCATTCAAGAAGTTTTAAATACTACAACCTACATAAACGGACCTAAGGTTCATGAGTTTCAAAAAAATTTAGAGCACTATTTAGGCGTTAAACACGTAATTCCTTGCGCGAATGGTACCGATGCATTACAAATTGCCATGATGGGCTTAGGTTTAAAACCTGGCGATGAGGTAATTACTGCCGATTTTACTTTTGCTGCTACTGTAGAAGTGATTGCTTTGTTACAATTAACTCCAGTTTTGGTTGATGTTGAGGAAGATACCATGAATATTTCGGTTGAAGCTATTGAAAAAGCAATTACACCTAAAACTAAAGCAATTGTACCCGTGCATTTGTTTGGTCGTGCTGCAAATATGGAAGCAATTATGAATGTAGCGGCTAAACATAATTTGTTTGTAATTGAAGATAACGCACAAGCAATTGGTGCTAATTATACGTTTTCAAACAATAAAAAAGTAAAAGTAGGTGCAATTGGTCATGTGGCTGCAACCTCATTTTTTCCATCTAAAAATTTAGGTTGTTATGGCGATGGTGGTGCTATTTTTACAAACGATGATGCTTTGGCACATACATTACGCGGAATTGTTAACCACGGTATGTACGAACGTTACCACCACGATGTTGTTGGGGTAAATTCACGTTTAGATAGTATTCAGGCTGTAGTTTTAAATGCTAAATTGCCGTTGTTAGATAGTTACAATACAGCTCGCCGAAATGCCGCTAAAGCTTATAACGACGCCTTTGCTGCTTGTGAACACATTATAACACCTGCTTTTGATATAAATGGCGATGATCATGTTTTTCACCAATATGTAATGCGTATTACTAATGGAAAACGAGATGCACTTTTAGAGCATTTGCAACAAAACGCAATACCTTGTGCTATTTATTACCCTATACCATTACACAAACAAAAAGCATATACCGATGGTCGTTACAACGACAGCGATTTTGCTGTTACAAATAAGTTTGCAGAGCAAGTAATAGCATTGCCAATGCATACAGAATTAGAAAAAGATCAAATAGATTTTATAACTTCAACAGTCTTAAATTTCTTAAAATAA
- a CDS encoding efflux RND transporter permease subunit, which produces MKISEISIKRPSVIIVMFMLLLLGGIGSYLSLGYELIPKFDVNVITVQTVYPGAAPSEVETSVTKVIEDAVSSLENVKKIESKSMESVSVVMITLNTGADVNFLLTDAQRKINAVVNDLPDDAQTPALSKFSLDDVPIMNLSVTSNLTEKELYDLLDQKIQPVFARTTGVAKVDLVGGEQREIQVSINPEKLAGYGLTISQVQQILAASNMDFPTGNIKTRNNQTTIRLSGKFTSLEQMRNLPLTTPSGTMIRLADIADVQDGIKDVDKIARINQTNTVLMQVYKQSDANAVEVSDLVKKTINTVQNDYKQQKVEIAIASDSTDYTISAADHVMLDLGIAVALVAFIMLFFLHSLRDAAIATFAIPLSLIATFIGLKLFGYTLNLMSLLGLSLVVGILVDDAIVVIENIHRHMEMGKNKVRAAFDGTKEIGFTVTAITLVIVVVFLPIAMSSGLVSDILRQFCVTVVIATLLSLLVSFTVVPWLYSRFGKLSHISQHSFFGKILHGFEAGLTKLTNGISGILEWSLKNRKNKIVTLLLTLVLFIGSLSLVGGGFIGGSFFPGNDKEELFLQFELPKDASIEQTNLLTQKAEAYLSKKPEIEKMITTVGQASDGMMTTSGTKYKSEIQIYLKDGHKKEEPTKVYAAKLKREMENVLVGAKVKTVEVGIMGAEQAPLMLTVIASNQKDALEYAQKAADLLRKIPGSNEVRLTSEDGNPEVVVKLDRDKMNALGLNVATVGMTMQTAFAGNTDTKYRAGDTEYDINIRYDEIGRGTMEDVKSLKFINQQGQTIQLEQFADITYGSGPTLLERRDKSPAVSVQAQVVGKSEGDIATEWEAEFSKLKLKPGVAFKWGGNKENQDEGFGTLGIALLASILLVYAVMVILYDSFSKPFIILFSIPLSFIGALLFLALTNETLNIFTILGIIMLIGLVAKNAIMLVDFANHKKELGYSTYDALVAANHARFRPILMTTIAMVIGMLPIALAQGDGSDFNRGLAIVIIGGLISSLFLTLIIVPVVYAIFDGLGRRFRKGPKTNYAEMIEADYEANENFVDEFGEKQNN; this is translated from the coding sequence ATGAAAATATCTGAAATATCAATAAAAAGACCCAGTGTAATAATCGTGATGTTCATGTTATTACTTTTGGGTGGTATCGGTTCGTATTTAAGTTTGGGGTATGAATTAATCCCTAAGTTCGATGTAAACGTAATAACCGTACAAACCGTTTATCCAGGTGCAGCACCTTCAGAGGTTGAAACATCGGTTACAAAAGTGATTGAAGATGCGGTTTCATCTTTAGAAAACGTAAAAAAAATCGAATCAAAATCAATGGAAAGTGTTTCAGTGGTAATGATTACCCTAAACACTGGTGCCGATGTAAACTTTTTGCTTACCGATGCACAACGTAAAATTAATGCCGTTGTGAACGATTTACCTGATGATGCACAAACACCTGCATTAAGTAAATTTTCGTTAGATGATGTGCCTATCATGAACCTTTCGGTAACATCAAACCTTACCGAAAAAGAATTGTATGATTTATTAGATCAAAAAATTCAACCTGTTTTTGCGCGTACAACGGGTGTTGCAAAAGTTGATCTTGTAGGTGGTGAACAACGTGAAATTCAAGTAAGCATTAACCCCGAAAAATTAGCAGGTTACGGCTTAACCATTAGTCAGGTTCAGCAAATTTTAGCTGCTTCAAATATGGATTTCCCAACAGGAAATATAAAAACACGTAACAACCAAACTACCATTAGGTTATCGGGTAAGTTTACTTCGTTAGAACAAATGCGTAATTTACCTTTAACTACTCCTAGCGGTACAATGATTCGTTTGGCCGATATTGCCGATGTACAAGATGGTATTAAAGATGTTGATAAAATTGCACGTATCAACCAAACAAACACCGTTTTAATGCAGGTGTACAAACAATCTGATGCAAATGCAGTGGAAGTTTCTGATTTGGTTAAAAAAACAATTAATACTGTACAAAACGATTACAAACAACAAAAAGTAGAAATTGCAATTGCTTCCGATTCTACCGATTATACAATTAGTGCTGCCGATCACGTAATGCTTGATTTAGGTATTGCTGTTGCATTAGTTGCATTTATCATGTTGTTTTTCTTACACAGTTTGCGCGATGCTGCTATTGCAACGTTTGCCATTCCGCTGTCGTTAATTGCTACGTTCATAGGATTAAAATTATTTGGTTATACTTTAAACTTAATGTCGCTATTAGGTTTATCGTTAGTGGTTGGTATTTTGGTTGATGATGCCATTGTGGTAATTGAAAACATTCACCGACATATGGAAATGGGTAAAAACAAAGTACGTGCTGCGTTTGATGGTACCAAAGAAATTGGATTTACCGTTACGGCTATTACCTTAGTAATTGTGGTAGTTTTCTTACCTATTGCTATGAGTAGCGGATTAGTGTCTGATATTTTACGTCAGTTCTGTGTTACAGTAGTAATTGCAACTTTATTATCGTTATTGGTTTCATTCACAGTGGTACCTTGGTTGTATTCACGTTTTGGAAAATTATCGCACATAAGTCAACATTCGTTTTTTGGAAAAATACTACATGGTTTTGAAGCTGGTTTAACCAAATTAACCAACGGTATTTCGGGCATATTAGAATGGTCGTTAAAAAATCGTAAAAACAAAATTGTAACATTATTACTTACTTTGGTTTTATTTATAGGTTCGTTATCATTAGTTGGTGGTGGATTTATTGGTGGAAGTTTCTTCCCAGGAAACGATAAAGAAGAACTATTCTTACAGTTTGAATTACCTAAAGATGCATCTATAGAACAAACCAATTTACTTACACAAAAAGCAGAAGCGTACCTTTCTAAAAAACCTGAAATAGAAAAAATGATTACTACCGTAGGACAAGCATCAGACGGTATGATGACTACTTCGGGAACAAAGTATAAATCGGAAATTCAGATTTATTTAAAAGACGGACACAAAAAAGAAGAGCCTACAAAAGTGTATGCAGCCAAATTAAAACGCGAAATGGAAAACGTATTGGTTGGCGCAAAAGTAAAAACAGTTGAAGTTGGTATTATGGGTGCAGAACAAGCACCGCTTATGTTAACTGTTATTGCCTCAAACCAAAAAGATGCCTTAGAATATGCACAAAAAGCTGCCGATTTACTACGTAAAATTCCAGGTTCAAACGAAGTTCGATTAACATCCGAAGACGGTAACCCCGAAGTTGTGGTGAAATTAGATCGCGATAAAATGAACGCTTTAGGCTTAAACGTAGCAACAGTGGGTATGACTATGCAAACTGCTTTTGCTGGAAATACAGATACAAAATACCGTGCAGGCGATACTGAATACGACATTAATATCCGTTACGACGAAATAGGCCGCGGTACTATGGAAGATGTTAAAAGTTTAAAATTCATCAATCAACAAGGTCAAACCATTCAATTAGAACAATTTGCAGATATTACTTACGGCTCTGGCCCTACTTTGTTAGAACGTCGCGATAAATCACCTGCCGTTTCGGTACAAGCGCAAGTAGTTGGTAAATCTGAAGGAGATATTGCAACCGAATGGGAAGCTGAATTTTCTAAACTAAAATTAAAACCTGGTGTAGCATTTAAATGGGGTGGTAATAAAGAAAACCAAGACGAAGGTTTTGGTACGTTAGGTATTGCACTTTTAGCATCTATTTTATTAGTATATGCTGTAATGGTTATTTTATATGATAGTTTTTCTAAACCTTTTATCATCTTATTCTCTATCCCGCTTTCGTTTATTGGTGCTTTATTATTCCTAGCATTAACAAATGAAACCTTAAACATTTTTACAATTTTAGGTATTATTATGTTAATTGGTTTGGTAGCCAAAAACGCCATTATGTTGGTTGATTTTGCTAATCATAAAAAAGAACTTGGTTACAGTACTTACGATGCGTTAGTTGCAGCAAACCATGCCCGCTTCCGCCCTATTTTAATGACAACAATTGCCATGGTTATTGGTATGCTACCTATTGCGTTGGCACAAGGCGATGGTTCTGATTTTAACCGCGGTTTAGCAATTGTAATTATTGGTGGTTTAATTTCTTCATTGTTCCTAACCTTAATTATTGTACCTGTTGTGTATGCCATTTTCGATGGTTTAGGTAGAAGATTTAGAAAAGGTCCTAAAACAAATTATGCAGAAATGATTGAGGCCGATTACGAAGCAAATGAAAATTTTGTTGATGAATTTGGCGAAAAACAAAACAATTAA